A single region of the Ancylobacter novellus DSM 506 genome encodes:
- the zwf gene encoding glucose-6-phosphate dehydrogenase yields the protein MTSRVIPVAPFTLTVFGATGDLSRRKLIPALFHRDLDGQIPDEATIIGVSRRPLSDDEFRAFARQALNDHIPAAELQGPEVDRFLGRLSYVAADAGAEPGWSELASRVAAQADHVPVYYLATAPALFGPICEKLGKYGLAENGRVVIEKPIGKDLKSAIALNQQVGRIFPEDRVYRIDHYLGKETVQNLMALRFANALFEPLWNNAHIDHVQITVAEALGVEERAGYYDTAGAMRDMVQNHMLQLLCLVAMEPPSSLDADAVRDEKLKVLRALKPIDDHNMATVTVRGQYRAGASAGGAVPGYLEELGSSRSQTETFVAVKAEVENWRWAGVPFYLRTGKRLASRVSEIVVNFRPVPHSVFDDTAGPIDPNRLVIRLQPDEGVKLWLMIKDPGPGGIRLTHVPLDMSFAKAFKVRNPDAYERLILDVVRGNQTLFMRRDEVEAAWRWVDPILEAWRSAKEPPRPYTAGTWGPSAAIALIERDGRTWLEDGA from the coding sequence ATGACCAGCCGCGTGATTCCGGTAGCTCCCTTCACGCTGACCGTCTTCGGCGCGACCGGCGACCTCTCCCGCCGCAAGCTTATCCCCGCCCTGTTCCATCGCGACCTCGACGGCCAGATCCCGGACGAGGCGACGATCATCGGCGTGTCGCGCCGTCCGCTGAGCGACGACGAGTTCCGCGCCTTCGCCCGGCAAGCGCTGAACGACCACATCCCCGCCGCCGAGTTGCAGGGGCCGGAGGTCGACCGCTTCCTCGGCCGCCTCTCCTATGTCGCCGCCGATGCCGGCGCCGAGCCCGGCTGGTCGGAGCTTGCAAGCCGCGTCGCGGCGCAGGCCGACCACGTCCCGGTCTATTACCTCGCCACCGCGCCGGCGCTTTTCGGGCCGATCTGCGAGAAGCTCGGCAAATACGGCCTCGCCGAGAACGGCCGCGTCGTCATCGAGAAGCCGATCGGCAAGGACCTGAAATCCGCCATCGCGCTCAACCAGCAGGTCGGGCGTATCTTCCCCGAGGACCGCGTCTACCGCATCGACCATTACCTGGGTAAGGAGACGGTGCAGAACCTGATGGCGTTGCGCTTCGCCAACGCCCTGTTCGAGCCTTTGTGGAACAACGCCCATATTGACCATGTGCAGATCACCGTCGCCGAGGCGCTCGGTGTCGAGGAGCGCGCCGGCTATTACGACACCGCCGGCGCCATGCGCGACATGGTGCAGAACCACATGCTCCAGCTCCTCTGCCTCGTCGCCATGGAGCCGCCTTCCTCGCTCGACGCCGACGCGGTGCGCGACGAGAAGCTTAAAGTGCTGCGCGCGCTCAAGCCCATCGACGACCACAACATGGCGACCGTCACCGTGCGCGGGCAGTACCGCGCCGGCGCCTCGGCGGGCGGCGCGGTGCCCGGCTATCTGGAGGAGCTCGGCTCCTCGCGCAGCCAGACCGAGACCTTCGTCGCGGTGAAGGCGGAGGTGGAGAACTGGCGCTGGGCCGGCGTGCCGTTCTACCTGCGCACCGGCAAGCGGCTCGCCTCGCGCGTCTCGGAGATCGTGGTCAATTTCCGCCCCGTGCCGCATTCGGTGTTCGACGACACGGCCGGCCCGATCGATCCCAACCGCCTCGTCATCCGCCTGCAGCCGGACGAGGGCGTGAAGCTGTGGCTGATGATCAAGGACCCCGGCCCGGGCGGCATCCGCCTCACACATGTGCCGCTCGACATGAGCTTCGCCAAGGCGTTCAAGGTGCGCAATCCCGACGCCTATGAGCGGCTGATCCTCGACGTGGTGCGCGGCAACCAGACCCTGTTCATGCGCCGCGACGAGGTCGAGGCGGCCTGGCGCTGGGTCGATCCGATCCTGGAGGCCTGGCGCAGCGCCAAGGAGCCGCCGCGCCCCTACACCGCCGGCACCTGGGGCCCGTCCGCCGCCATCGCCCTCATCGAGCGCGACGGCCGGACGTGGCTGGAGGACGGCGCGTGA
- a CDS encoding gamma-glutamylcyclotransferase, producing the protein MTPASSTQPEDLWVFGYGSLMWNPGFEHVERVPGKLIGAHRSFCVKSVHWRGTPERPGLVLGLDRGGACVGIAFRVAHLHAEATLAYLREREQVTNIYREATRRVWLKDGSERAVPAVVFLVDRGHAQYAGALTAEERLHLIRQGHGIGGPNADYVQATARHLAELGIRDEELRWLVERL; encoded by the coding sequence ATGACCCCCGCATCGTCCACCCAGCCCGAGGACCTCTGGGTCTTCGGCTATGGCTCGCTGATGTGGAATCCCGGCTTCGAGCATGTCGAGCGCGTGCCCGGCAAGCTCATCGGCGCGCACCGCTCCTTCTGCGTGAAGTCGGTGCATTGGCGCGGCACGCCGGAAAGGCCGGGGCTGGTGCTCGGGCTCGACCGCGGCGGCGCCTGCGTCGGCATCGCCTTCCGCGTCGCCCATCTCCACGCCGAGGCGACGCTCGCCTATCTGCGCGAGCGCGAGCAGGTCACCAACATCTATCGCGAGGCGACCCGCCGCGTGTGGCTGAAGGACGGCAGCGAACGCGCCGTGCCGGCCGTGGTGTTCCTGGTCGATCGCGGCCATGCGCAATATGCCGGCGCGCTCACCGCCGAGGAGCGGCTGCACCTCATCCGCCAGGGCCACGGCATTGGCGGGCCGAATGCCGACTATGTGCAGGCCACCGCCCGCCACCTCGCCGAGCTCGGCATCCGCGACGAGGAGCTGCGCTGGCTGGTGGAGCGGCTGTAG
- the edd gene encoding phosphogluconate dehydratase: MADAIPSSVNARLGEVTERIARRSYDTRQRYLERIAAAAERGPSRAKLGCANQAHGFAACGVDDKTMLREGAGANLAIVTAYNDMLSAHQPYESYPELIRTAARRMGGVAQVAGGVPAMCDGVTQGEAGMELSLFSRDVIALATAVALSHQTFDAAVFLGICDKIVPGLVIGALSFGHLPAVFIPAGPMTSGLSNDDKAKIRQLFAEGKVGRDALLEAESQAYHGPGTCTFYGTANTNQMMMEIMGLHLPGASFVNPNTPLREALTTAAAERAMAITALGNDYVPVGRMLDEKVFVNGVVGLHATGGSTNHTLHVVAMAATAGIKLSWDDFSELADITPLLCRVYPNGKADVNHFHAAGGMGFVIRELLGAGLLHRDVETVWGGGLDAYTREPMLAEDGSLAWRDGTATSGDENVVRGAAAPFQPTGGLKLLSGDLGRAVIKTSAIAPERHVIEAPARVFHSQEELQAAFKAGDLKGDFVAVVRFQGPKANGMPELHKLMPPLGVLQDRGNKVALVTDGRLSGASGKVPAAIHVTPEAADGGAIALIRNGDLIRVDAVAGTLTVLVDPEVWAERAPAPANLAPSHVGVGRELFASFRAAVGTADTGATIFAV, from the coding sequence ATGGCCGACGCCATTCCATCCAGCGTGAACGCACGTCTCGGTGAGGTCACGGAGCGCATCGCCAGGCGGTCCTACGACACCCGCCAGCGCTATCTGGAACGGATCGCCGCGGCCGCCGAGCGCGGCCCGAGCCGCGCCAAGCTCGGCTGCGCCAACCAGGCGCACGGCTTCGCCGCCTGCGGCGTCGACGACAAGACCATGCTGCGCGAGGGCGCGGGCGCCAACCTCGCCATCGTCACCGCCTATAACGACATGCTCTCGGCCCACCAGCCTTATGAGAGCTACCCGGAGCTGATCCGCACCGCCGCCCGCCGCATGGGCGGCGTGGCGCAGGTCGCCGGCGGCGTGCCGGCCATGTGCGATGGCGTCACCCAGGGCGAAGCGGGGATGGAGCTGTCGCTGTTCTCGCGCGACGTCATCGCGCTGGCGACCGCGGTGGCGCTGTCGCACCAGACCTTCGACGCCGCCGTCTTCCTCGGCATCTGCGACAAGATCGTCCCCGGCCTCGTCATCGGCGCGCTCTCCTTCGGCCATCTGCCGGCGGTGTTCATCCCCGCCGGACCGATGACCTCGGGCCTCTCCAATGACGACAAGGCGAAGATCCGCCAGCTCTTCGCCGAGGGGAAGGTCGGGCGCGATGCGCTGCTCGAGGCCGAGTCGCAGGCCTATCACGGGCCGGGCACCTGCACCTTCTACGGCACCGCCAACACCAACCAGATGATGATGGAGATCATGGGCCTGCATCTGCCCGGCGCCTCCTTCGTCAACCCCAACACGCCGCTGCGCGAGGCGCTGACCACCGCCGCCGCCGAGCGGGCCATGGCGATCACCGCGCTCGGCAACGACTATGTGCCGGTGGGGCGGATGCTGGACGAGAAGGTGTTCGTGAACGGCGTGGTCGGCCTGCACGCCACCGGCGGCTCGACCAACCACACGCTGCACGTCGTCGCCATGGCGGCGACGGCCGGCATCAAGCTCTCCTGGGACGATTTCTCCGAGCTCGCCGACATCACCCCGCTGCTCTGCCGCGTCTATCCGAACGGCAAGGCCGACGTGAACCATTTCCACGCCGCCGGCGGCATGGGCTTCGTCATCCGCGAGTTGCTCGGCGCCGGCCTTCTGCACCGCGACGTCGAGACGGTGTGGGGCGGGGGGTTGGACGCCTATACGCGCGAGCCGATGCTGGCCGAGGACGGCTCACTCGCCTGGCGCGACGGCACCGCCACCAGCGGCGACGAGAATGTGGTGCGCGGCGCCGCAGCGCCGTTCCAGCCGACCGGCGGGCTCAAGCTGCTCTCCGGCGATCTCGGCCGCGCCGTCATCAAGACTTCCGCCATCGCGCCCGAGCGCCACGTCATCGAGGCGCCCGCGCGGGTCTTCCATTCGCAGGAGGAGCTTCAGGCCGCCTTCAAGGCCGGCGACCTCAAGGGCGATTTCGTCGCCGTGGTGCGCTTCCAGGGGCCGAAGGCCAACGGCATGCCGGAACTGCACAAGCTGATGCCGCCGCTCGGCGTGCTGCAGGACCGCGGCAACAAGGTCGCGCTCGTGACGGACGGCCGGCTCTCCGGCGCTTCCGGCAAGGTGCCGGCGGCGATCCATGTCACGCCCGAGGCGGCCGATGGCGGCGCCATCGCGCTGATCCGCAACGGCGACCTGATCCGGGTGGATGCGGTCGCCGGCACGCTCACCGTGCTGGTCGATCCGGAAGTGTGGGCCGAGCGTGCCCCCGCTCCGGCCAATCTCGCCCCGTCGCATGTCGGGGTCGGACGCGAGCTCTTCGCCTCCTTCCGCGCGGCGGTGGGCACGGCGGATACCGGCGCGACCATCTTCGCGGTATGA
- a CDS encoding DUF2125 domain-containing protein, whose product MSLSDTPSAPTAGTPAKRRRWLIALPAVALVLAAAGWSVAWFYAAGRAQTEIDAWIAREATEGRNWSCANRELGGFPFRFELICAEPTVSFTGAGQWSARMARAHAVAQVWNPSHIIAEFQGPARLSEAASGRELVGNWSLLQVSGVGREGRAERLSVAANDYSLAEGGTTLFSARHAELHVRHHPGEAAGTLDIAAGFKGATGIAPGTPVRASMSNAPGTKPAVTAAVTPAAAPAAPTVDAEFEATVTGVPPFRSMPPAQRLALWQMAGGRVKLLQAEVNGGGGALSASGDLGLDALRRPDGKLDLSLVKAQQLFTALASAGLMPDFMANLAPAMMMAGLPANVDGAKASTFPFVFRDGRVALGILPLGKIGPLF is encoded by the coding sequence ATGAGCCTGTCCGACACCCCGTCCGCGCCGACCGCCGGGACGCCCGCCAAGCGCCGGCGCTGGCTGATCGCGCTGCCGGCCGTGGCCCTGGTTCTGGCGGCCGCCGGCTGGTCGGTCGCCTGGTTCTACGCCGCCGGCCGCGCCCAGACTGAGATCGACGCCTGGATCGCCCGCGAGGCGACCGAGGGGCGCAACTGGAGTTGCGCCAATCGCGAGCTCGGCGGCTTCCCCTTCCGCTTCGAGCTGATCTGCGCCGAGCCGACGGTGAGCTTCACCGGGGCCGGCCAATGGTCGGCGCGGATGGCGCGCGCCCATGCGGTGGCGCAGGTCTGGAACCCCAGCCATATCATCGCGGAATTCCAGGGGCCGGCGCGCTTGAGCGAAGCGGCGAGCGGGCGCGAGCTCGTCGGCAACTGGTCGCTGCTGCAGGTGAGCGGCGTCGGCCGCGAGGGCCGCGCCGAACGCCTCTCCGTCGCCGCCAACGACTATTCGCTGGCCGAGGGCGGCACCACCCTGTTCTCCGCCCGCCATGCCGAGCTGCATGTGCGCCACCATCCCGGCGAGGCGGCGGGCACGCTCGACATCGCCGCCGGCTTCAAGGGCGCGACCGGCATCGCGCCGGGCACGCCCGTGCGGGCCTCCATGAGCAATGCGCCCGGCACCAAACCCGCCGTCACCGCCGCCGTCACTCCCGCCGCCGCGCCGGCCGCGCCGACGGTCGATGCGGAATTCGAGGCGACGGTGACCGGCGTTCCGCCCTTCCGCTCCATGCCGCCGGCCCAGCGCCTCGCGCTGTGGCAGATGGCCGGCGGGCGGGTGAAGCTGCTGCAGGCCGAGGTGAACGGCGGCGGCGGCGCGCTCAGCGCCTCCGGCGATCTCGGCCTCGACGCGCTGCGCCGGCCGGACGGCAAGCTCGATCTCTCGCTGGTGAAGGCGCAGCAATTGTTCACGGCGCTGGCCTCGGCCGGGCTGATGCCCGACTTCATGGCCAACCTCGCCCCCGCCATGATGATGGCCGGCCTGCCGGCCAATGTGGACGGGGCGAAGGCGAGCACCTTCCCCTTCGTCTTCCGCGACGGCCGGGTGGCGCTCGGCATCCTGCCGCTCGGCAAGATCGGGCCGCTGTTCTGA
- a CDS encoding tripartite tricarboxylate transporter TctB family protein, whose amino-acid sequence MEQAHGAGGTGPKQRAVEIGTALLTLLFGLIVLYGSYLVGVGWGPDGPQAGFFPFYISLIILGCSLINLVQGMREEDRTLFAEWGQLGQVLKVLIPSCIYVALVPFLGIYLPSVLLILVFMIWLGKYGWPLAMAVAFGVPAFFYITLERWFLIPLPKGPIEAMLGL is encoded by the coding sequence ATGGAACAGGCTCATGGAGCGGGCGGCACGGGACCGAAGCAGCGCGCCGTCGAGATCGGCACCGCACTTCTAACCCTTCTGTTCGGCCTCATCGTCCTCTACGGCAGCTATCTCGTCGGCGTCGGCTGGGGCCCGGACGGCCCGCAGGCCGGCTTCTTCCCCTTCTATATCAGCCTCATCATCCTGGGTTGCAGCCTGATCAATCTCGTGCAGGGCATGCGCGAGGAGGACCGCACGCTGTTCGCCGAATGGGGGCAACTCGGCCAGGTGCTGAAGGTGCTGATCCCGTCCTGCATCTATGTCGCGCTGGTACCGTTCCTGGGCATCTACCTGCCGTCCGTGCTGCTCATCCTCGTCTTCATGATTTGGCTGGGCAAATATGGCTGGCCGCTGGCTATGGCCGTGGCCTTCGGCGTGCCGGCCTTCTTCTACATCACGCTCGAGCGCTGGTTCCTGATCCCGCTCCCCAAGGGGCCGATCGAGGCGATGCTCGGACTTTGA
- a CDS encoding tripartite tricarboxylate transporter permease: MIAENFTYLYHGFGIASDPFNILLMVIGILLGVIIGVLPGLGGANGVAILLPLTFSMSPTSAIILLTCIYWGALFGGAITSVLFNIPGEPWSVATTFDGHPMARSGRAGEALTAAFTSSFVGAFFAIVMITLIAPLVAQFALQFGPAEKFAVYFLAFASFVGMSKEPPAKTIVSMMIGFALAAVGLDMVTGQLRLTFGITELLNGFDFLIAVIGLFGIGEILLTMEEGLEFRGKAAKIDPRVVWKTWKTLPRFWMTSLRSCIIGCWMGITPAGATPASFMSYGIAKRMSKNGKNFGNGEIEGVVAPETAAHAAGTAAMLPMLALGVPGSPTAAVLLGGLLIWGLQPGPMLFVEQAEFVWGLIASMYLGNIVGLILVLTTVPLFASILRIPFSIIAPVILVICAIGAYTVNNNVFDVLMMMVFGVLGYLLKKTNYPLAPLVLAIVLGDSAEEAFRQALLYSGGSLTVFWSNGLVSSIMGLGVVAGLWPLIAILFSKLRGHSAQPA, from the coding sequence ATGATCGCTGAGAATTTCACATACCTCTACCACGGGTTCGGAATCGCTTCCGATCCGTTCAACATCCTCCTGATGGTGATCGGCATCCTGCTGGGTGTCATCATCGGCGTGCTGCCGGGCCTCGGCGGCGCCAACGGCGTCGCCATCCTGCTGCCGCTCACCTTCTCCATGTCGCCGACCTCGGCGATCATCCTGCTGACCTGTATCTACTGGGGTGCGCTGTTCGGCGGCGCCATCACCTCGGTGCTGTTCAACATCCCCGGTGAGCCGTGGTCGGTGGCTACGACCTTCGACGGCCATCCAATGGCGCGGTCGGGCCGCGCGGGCGAGGCGCTCACGGCGGCGTTCACGTCGTCCTTCGTCGGCGCCTTCTTCGCGATCGTCATGATCACGCTGATCGCTCCGCTGGTCGCGCAGTTCGCGCTGCAGTTCGGTCCGGCCGAGAAGTTCGCGGTCTACTTCCTCGCCTTCGCCTCCTTCGTGGGCATGAGCAAGGAGCCGCCGGCCAAGACCATCGTTTCCATGATGATCGGCTTCGCGCTCGCCGCGGTCGGCCTCGACATGGTGACCGGCCAGCTTCGCCTGACCTTCGGCATCACCGAACTGCTCAACGGCTTCGACTTCCTCATCGCGGTCATCGGTCTCTTCGGCATCGGCGAGATCCTGCTCACGATGGAAGAAGGCCTGGAGTTCCGCGGCAAGGCGGCGAAGATCGACCCGCGCGTGGTGTGGAAGACCTGGAAGACGCTGCCGCGCTTCTGGATGACCTCGCTGCGCTCCTGCATCATCGGCTGCTGGATGGGCATCACGCCCGCCGGTGCGACGCCCGCCTCGTTCATGTCCTACGGCATCGCCAAGCGCATGTCGAAGAACGGCAAGAACTTCGGCAATGGCGAGATCGAGGGCGTCGTCGCCCCCGAGACCGCCGCGCACGCCGCCGGTACGGCCGCCATGCTGCCGATGCTGGCGCTGGGCGTCCCCGGTTCGCCGACCGCCGCGGTTCTGCTCGGCGGCCTGCTGATCTGGGGTCTCCAGCCCGGCCCGATGCTGTTCGTCGAGCAGGCCGAGTTCGTGTGGGGCCTCATCGCCTCCATGTATCTCGGCAACATCGTCGGCCTCATCCTCGTGCTGACCACGGTGCCGCTGTTCGCCTCGATCCTGCGCATCCCCTTCTCGATCATCGCTCCGGTGATCCTGGTGATCTGCGCCATCGGTGCCTACACGGTGAACAACAACGTGTTCGACGTGCTGATGATGATGGTGTTCGGCGTCCTCGGCTATCTGCTGAAGAAGACGAACTACCCGCTGGCGCCGCTGGTTCTGGCGATCGTCCTGGGCGACAGCGCCGAGGAAGCCTTCCGCCAGGCCCTGCTCTACTCGGGCGGCTCGCTGACGGTCTTCTGGTCGAACGGGCTGGTGTCCTCGATCATGGGTCTCGGCGTCGTCGCCGGCCTGTGGCCGCTCATCGCCATCCTCTTCAGCAAGCTGCGCGGCCATTCCGCCCAGCCGGCCTGA
- a CDS encoding YdcF family protein, with amino-acid sequence MSDVPTPETPVTDPAASPAPRRRWLRLGGVLLLAATVALLAGFGLFVAGIKGREAQTARRADGIVVLTGGAERITDATNLLVEGRGTRLLITGVHPDTTLAEIGRTVPATRESLECCVELGRAALNTRGNAIETAQWAREHRFRSLLVVTSAWHMPRALVELRRALPDVELVPYPVVPKRGPENWEASLANVRLLFVEYVKFIGAWLGVRSWPELSTQLGEHARPATR; translated from the coding sequence GTGAGCGACGTTCCCACCCCGGAAACCCCGGTCACCGATCCGGCCGCGAGCCCGGCCCCGCGTCGCCGCTGGCTGCGCCTCGGCGGCGTGCTGCTGCTGGCGGCCACCGTGGCGCTGCTGGCCGGCTTCGGCCTCTTCGTCGCCGGCATCAAGGGCCGGGAGGCGCAGACCGCGCGGCGGGCGGACGGCATCGTCGTGCTGACCGGCGGCGCCGAGCGCATCACCGACGCCACCAACCTGCTGGTCGAGGGCCGCGGCACCCGCCTGCTGATCACCGGCGTGCATCCGGACACCACGCTGGCGGAGATCGGCCGCACCGTGCCGGCGACGCGGGAATCGCTGGAATGCTGCGTCGAGCTCGGCCGCGCCGCGCTCAACACCCGCGGTAACGCCATTGAGACGGCGCAATGGGCGCGCGAGCACCGCTTCCGCTCGCTGCTGGTGGTGACCTCGGCCTGGCACATGCCGCGCGCCCTCGTGGAGCTGCGCCGCGCCTTGCCGGATGTCGAGCTGGTGCCCTATCCGGTGGTGCCGAAGCGTGGCCCCGAGAACTGGGAAGCCTCGCTCGCCAATGTCCGGCTGCTCTTCGTCGAATATGTGAAATTCATCGGCGCCTGGCTGGGCGTGCGCTCCTGGCCGGAGCTCAGCACGCAGCTCGGCGAGCACGCCCGGCCGGCGACGCGCTGA
- a CDS encoding GntR family transcriptional regulator, translated as MMSVESTIRRVNGGAAKLSVAPLEDTSTFKNRAYAALKEVIVSLNIYDQPNEVRLDERQLAQSLGVSRTPVREAMAQLEREGFVHSVPRRGIYVVRKTKREVIEMIQVWAALESLAARLITMNASDEEIGRLRQMFASFDEGDEAPHAKLDEYSEINIQFHQTIIAMGGNGILEGLAENLFTHMRMIRRKTIGEEDRADRSIQDHLAIIQALEARDTGAAEVLVRNHALGLAEHVARFADYLE; from the coding sequence ATGATGAGCGTGGAAAGCACCATTCGCCGGGTCAACGGCGGCGCCGCCAAGCTCTCCGTGGCGCCGCTCGAGGACACCTCGACCTTCAAGAACCGCGCCTATGCCGCGCTGAAGGAGGTCATCGTCTCGCTCAACATCTACGACCAGCCCAACGAGGTGCGCCTCGACGAGCGCCAGCTCGCCCAGAGCCTGGGCGTCAGCCGCACCCCGGTGCGCGAGGCGATGGCGCAGCTCGAACGCGAGGGCTTCGTCCACTCGGTGCCGCGCCGCGGCATCTATGTGGTGCGCAAGACCAAGCGCGAGGTGATCGAGATGATCCAGGTCTGGGCGGCGCTGGAAAGCCTCGCCGCCCGGCTGATCACGATGAATGCGAGCGACGAGGAGATCGGCCGGCTGCGGCAGATGTTCGCCTCCTTCGACGAGGGCGATGAAGCTCCCCACGCCAAGCTCGACGAATATTCCGAGATCAACATCCAGTTCCACCAGACCATCATCGCCATGGGCGGCAACGGCATCCTCGAGGGCCTTGCCGAGAACCTGTTCACCCATATGCGCATGATCCGCCGCAAGACGATCGGCGAGGAGGACCGGGCCGACCGCTCGATCCAGGACCACCTCGCCATCATCCAGGCGCTGGAGGCGCGCGACACCGGCGCCGCCGAGGTGCTGGTGCGCAACCATGCGCTCGGCCTCGCCGAGCATGTGGCCCGCTTCGCCGACTATCTGGAATAG
- a CDS encoding Bug family tripartite tricarboxylate transporter substrate binding protein, whose protein sequence is MKHFHALGLGAMTALGMTAMSMLPAAAAWQPTKPVEFIVPAGTGGGADQMARTLQGIIAKHELMPTQLVVINKSGGAGGEGFLDVKSNKGNPHKIVITLSNLFTTPLATGIPFNWKDLTPVAMLALDEFVLWVNASEPYKTAQDYVAAIKAAPDNTFKMGGTGSKQEDQIITVAFEKAVGKKMTYIPYKGGGEVAVQLVGGHINSSVNNPIEAVSQWRGDKVRPLCVFDSKTLPYTDKIQGDLSWSSVPTCKSAGIDVEYLMLRGIFMPPGVSQEQVDYFVNVFKKVRETPEWKQLMKDGAFNQTFMAGDEFKAWVDQAEKTHKGLMQEAGFIAGN, encoded by the coding sequence ATGAAACACTTCCATGCTCTCGGCCTTGGCGCGATGACGGCGCTCGGCATGACGGCAATGTCCATGCTGCCGGCCGCCGCGGCCTGGCAGCCGACCAAGCCGGTCGAGTTCATCGTGCCGGCCGGTACCGGCGGCGGTGCCGACCAGATGGCCCGTACCCTTCAGGGCATCATCGCCAAGCATGAGCTCATGCCGACCCAGCTCGTCGTCATCAACAAGTCGGGCGGCGCCGGCGGCGAGGGCTTCCTCGACGTGAAGAGCAACAAGGGCAATCCGCACAAGATTGTCATCACGCTCTCCAACCTGTTCACCACCCCGCTTGCGACCGGCATTCCCTTCAACTGGAAGGACCTCACCCCCGTCGCCATGCTGGCGCTCGACGAGTTCGTGCTGTGGGTGAACGCCTCCGAGCCCTACAAGACCGCGCAGGACTACGTCGCGGCCATCAAGGCGGCGCCGGACAACACCTTCAAGATGGGCGGCACCGGCTCGAAGCAGGAAGACCAGATCATCACCGTCGCCTTCGAGAAGGCGGTCGGCAAGAAGATGACCTACATCCCGTACAAGGGCGGCGGCGAAGTCGCGGTGCAGCTCGTCGGCGGCCACATCAACTCCTCGGTGAACAACCCCATCGAGGCGGTGTCCCAGTGGCGCGGCGACAAGGTGCGCCCGCTCTGCGTGTTCGACTCCAAGACCCTGCCCTACACCGATAAGATCCAGGGTGACCTGTCCTGGTCGTCGGTCCCGACCTGCAAGTCGGCCGGCATCGACGTCGAGTATCTGATGCTGCGCGGCATCTTCATGCCCCCGGGCGTGAGCCAGGAGCAGGTCGACTACTTCGTCAACGTCTTCAAGAAGGTCCGCGAGACCCCCGAGTGGAAGCAGCTGATGAAGGATGGTGCCTTCAACCAGACCTTCATGGCCGGTGACGAGTTCAAGGCCTGGGTCGATCAGGCCGAGAAGACCCATAAGGGCCTGATGCAGGAAGCCGGCTTCATCGCCGGTAACTGA
- the pgl gene encoding 6-phosphogluconolactonase, with protein MHEFTERAALAKALSDYIGAALAARVARDGMASLAVSGGRTPTDFFEELSTRDLPWSKIAITLVDERWVRETSDRSNAALVRHHLLRNRAAGAKFVPLANDAPTPEAGLFAVNEALEDLSWPLAAAVLGMGDDGHTASFFPGGDHLDEAIDPAGSLGLIPMHAPAAGEPRITLTLPVLLAADALALHIEGEGKRAVLVKAQGEGPATDMPIRAVLRAPRPLDIFWAP; from the coding sequence ATGCACGAATTCACGGAGCGGGCAGCGTTGGCGAAAGCCCTGTCGGATTATATCGGAGCGGCACTGGCCGCGCGGGTCGCCCGCGACGGCATGGCGAGCCTCGCCGTGTCGGGCGGGCGCACGCCGACCGATTTCTTCGAGGAGCTGTCCACCCGCGACCTGCCCTGGAGCAAGATCGCCATCACGCTGGTCGACGAGCGCTGGGTGCGCGAGACCTCGGACCGCTCCAATGCCGCGCTGGTGCGCCATCATCTGCTCAGGAACCGCGCCGCCGGCGCGAAGTTCGTTCCCCTCGCCAATGACGCACCGACGCCCGAAGCGGGCCTGTTCGCCGTCAACGAGGCGCTGGAGGACCTGTCCTGGCCGCTGGCCGCGGCCGTGCTCGGCATGGGCGACGACGGCCACACCGCCTCCTTCTTCCCCGGCGGCGACCATCTCGACGAGGCGATCGACCCCGCGGGCAGCCTCGGCCTGATCCCGATGCACGCGCCCGCCGCCGGCGAACCGCGCATCACCCTCACCCTCCCCGTGCTGCTGGCGGCCGACGCGCTGGCGCTGCATATCGAGGGCGAGGGCAAGCGCGCGGTTCTCGTGAAGGCGCAGGGCGAGGGCCCGGCGACCGACATGCCGATCCGCGCCGTGCTGCGGGCACCTCGCCCGCTCGACATCTTCTGGGCTCCTTAA
- a CDS encoding TerB family tellurite resistance protein, which translates to MLRSLTDFIAEIAGGGRASAFAENDYRLAAAALLVHVVTIDGVIGADEMAKLRRLLADRFNLNEGDAEKLLEAAIARDAEAVDLYAFTSVLNRAMDEEGRKRVVEMMFEVAYADGGLTEFEDNLVWRAAELLNVSSRDRVQIRKRVRDDFDD; encoded by the coding sequence ATGCTGCGCTCGTTGACCGATTTCATCGCCGAGATTGCCGGCGGCGGCCGAGCTTCTGCCTTTGCCGAGAACGATTACCGCCTCGCCGCGGCGGCGCTGCTGGTGCATGTCGTCACCATTGACGGGGTGATCGGCGCTGATGAGATGGCCAAGCTGCGCCGCCTGCTCGCCGACCGCTTCAATCTCAACGAGGGCGACGCCGAGAAGCTGCTGGAAGCCGCGATCGCCCGCGACGCCGAGGCCGTCGACCTCTACGCCTTCACCAGCGTGCTCAACCGCGCCATGGACGAGGAAGGGCGCAAGCGCGTGGTCGAGATGATGTTCGAGGTCGCCTATGCCGATGGCGGCCTGACCGAGTTCGAGGACAATCTGGTCTGGCGCGCGGCCGAGCTGCTCAACGTCTCCTCGCGCGACCGCGTGCAGATCCGCAAGCGCGTGCGCGACGATTTCGACGACTGA